From Novosphingobium resinovorum, the proteins below share one genomic window:
- a CDS encoding lipopolysaccharide biosynthesis protein → MSAKRYRQESASPLGRILQNTAWLLGGKGFGAICGLAYLAIQTRTLGLKDFGHFSLIFGTAQALTSLAGFQTWRVVVRYGSEHVHAKDWEKFGRLGMLCGVIDAVGAILGCGLAAILIFGFAHLLELNPSFIHIAFWYCVGSLWALVSAPTGIVRALNRFDMAVYVEAIVPSGRLVAALIIWFTGPTVGRFLAAWAAIDILEAILYWTMARRLSPQAVRISYLFQLRRAIRENPGVTQFFFVTYMGSAIDAAMKNGPLLVVGGWVGTKAAGLYRLASQLSQALSKLSTLLTRSVYAEVARVRVASKAEEFRKLALQTSLIAGGAGLAVVAVAYFLGEQLLAMIGGDAFESGASILIPLAVAASFDLASVAFEPVLHSTGKARQSLVARLIALAALGVGLWQFIPIGPSGAAWAVALAGATSYVAMGVMAWHTLRQVDAGKIMVGLPDDAEIGPEE, encoded by the coding sequence ATGTCCGCCAAACGCTACCGCCAGGAGAGTGCATCTCCGCTAGGGCGGATACTCCAGAACACCGCCTGGCTGCTCGGCGGCAAGGGCTTCGGCGCGATTTGCGGCCTGGCGTATCTCGCCATCCAGACGCGCACCCTCGGCCTCAAGGATTTCGGCCACTTCTCGCTGATCTTCGGCACCGCGCAGGCGCTGACCTCGCTCGCAGGCTTCCAGACCTGGCGAGTCGTCGTGCGCTACGGGTCGGAGCATGTCCACGCGAAGGACTGGGAGAAGTTCGGCCGCCTCGGCATGCTGTGCGGCGTGATCGATGCGGTCGGTGCGATTCTCGGCTGCGGGCTGGCGGCGATCCTGATCTTCGGCTTCGCGCATCTGCTCGAACTCAACCCCAGCTTCATCCATATCGCGTTCTGGTACTGCGTCGGCTCGCTCTGGGCGCTGGTTTCAGCCCCGACCGGGATCGTGCGCGCGCTCAACCGGTTCGATATGGCCGTCTATGTCGAGGCGATCGTGCCGAGCGGGCGCCTCGTCGCCGCGCTGATCATCTGGTTCACCGGGCCGACCGTCGGCCGGTTCCTGGCGGCCTGGGCCGCAATCGATATTCTCGAGGCCATCCTCTACTGGACCATGGCCCGCCGCCTCAGCCCGCAGGCGGTGCGGATTTCCTACCTCTTCCAGCTGCGCCGCGCGATCCGGGAGAACCCGGGCGTCACCCAGTTCTTCTTCGTCACCTACATGGGCTCGGCCATCGATGCGGCCATGAAGAACGGCCCGCTGCTGGTCGTCGGCGGCTGGGTCGGCACCAAGGCGGCGGGCCTCTACCGCCTCGCCTCGCAGCTGTCGCAGGCGCTGAGCAAGCTTTCCACGCTGCTGACCCGCTCGGTCTATGCCGAAGTGGCCCGCGTCCGCGTCGCCTCCAAGGCCGAGGAATTCCGCAAGCTGGCGCTCCAGACCAGCCTGATCGCGGGCGGTGCGGGCCTTGCCGTGGTGGCGGTCGCGTACTTCCTCGGCGAGCAGCTGCTGGCGATGATCGGCGGCGATGCCTTCGAAAGCGGCGCCTCGATCCTCATCCCGCTGGCCGTGGCCGCCAGCTTCGACCTTGCCAGCGTGGCGTTCGAGCCGGTGCTGCACTCGACCGGCAAGGCGCGCCAGTCGCTCGTCGCGCGCCTGATCGCGCTGGCGGCGCTGGGCGTGGGCCTGTGGCAGTTCATCCCCATCGGCCCGAGCGGCGCGGCCTGGGCCGTGGCGCTGGCGGGGGCGACCTCCTACGTCGCCATGGGCGTGATGGCGTGGCATACGCTGCGTCAGGTCGATGCGGGCAAGATCATGGTGGGCCTGCCCGATGACGCCGAGATCGGGCCGGAGGAGTAA
- a CDS encoding M20 metallopeptidase family protein, which produces MRGMTLVAEAAALSDSIVALRRAIHAEPEIGLHTPKTRDKIREALAHLPLEWAEGPSTTGLVATLRGGAGEGRSVLLRGDMDALPMPEETGLDFASIIPGVMHACGHDTHVAMLAGAAQLLCAQADRLAGEVRFMFQPGEEGYHGARFMLEDGLLGGEGFDRPLPDAAFALHVMPNAPHGLIGGRAGALLAAADQLRITVTGRGGHASMPHDTMDPVPIACEIVGAIQTMVARRFSVFDPVVVTISKIEAGTAHNVIPDTATMTGTMRTLSAANRARLKDELPLLAAGIAGAHGLKAEVEVIEGFPVTLCDAGAVDFGEAVARDLLGEAAFLRLADPIMGAEDFAYVLEKVPGAMFFLGVSHEGADWRQCCGIHSTRMMVDESVMPRGAAFLAGLATRFLADGWAK; this is translated from the coding sequence ATGCGCGGTATGACCCTCGTTGCCGAAGCCGCCGCCCTTTCCGACAGCATCGTCGCCTTGCGCCGTGCGATCCACGCCGAGCCCGAAATCGGCCTCCACACCCCGAAGACGCGCGACAAGATCCGCGAGGCGCTGGCGCACCTGCCCCTCGAATGGGCGGAAGGGCCGTCCACCACCGGCCTCGTCGCGACGCTCAGGGGCGGCGCGGGAGAGGGCCGCTCGGTGCTGCTGCGCGGCGACATGGACGCGCTGCCGATGCCCGAGGAAACCGGGCTGGACTTCGCCTCCATCATACCCGGCGTCATGCACGCCTGCGGCCACGACACCCACGTCGCCATGCTTGCCGGGGCCGCGCAGCTGCTCTGCGCGCAGGCCGACCGGCTGGCGGGCGAGGTCCGCTTCATGTTCCAGCCCGGCGAGGAAGGCTACCACGGTGCCCGCTTCATGCTGGAGGACGGCCTGCTCGGCGGCGAGGGCTTCGACCGGCCGCTGCCTGACGCGGCCTTTGCGCTCCACGTCATGCCCAATGCGCCCCACGGCCTGATCGGCGGGCGCGCGGGCGCTCTGCTGGCGGCGGCGGACCAGCTCAGGATCACGGTGACCGGGCGCGGCGGCCATGCCTCGATGCCGCACGATACGATGGACCCGGTGCCGATCGCCTGCGAGATCGTCGGCGCCATCCAGACCATGGTGGCGCGCCGGTTCAGCGTGTTCGATCCCGTCGTCGTCACCATCTCGAAGATCGAAGCGGGCACCGCGCACAACGTCATCCCCGACACCGCGACCATGACCGGCACCATGCGCACGCTTTCCGCCGCCAACCGCGCGCGGCTGAAGGACGAACTGCCGCTGCTCGCCGCCGGGATCGCGGGCGCGCACGGGCTCAAGGCCGAGGTCGAGGTGATCGAGGGCTTCCCGGTGACCCTGTGCGACGCCGGCGCCGTCGATTTCGGCGAGGCCGTCGCCCGCGACCTGCTGGGCGAGGCCGCGTTCCTGCGCCTCGCCGACCCGATCATGGGAGCGGAGGACTTCGCCTACGTGCTGGAGAAAGTGCCCGGCGCGATGTTCTTCCTCGGCGTCAGCCACGAGGGCGCGGACTGGCGCCAGTGCTGCGGCATCCATTCGACGCGCATGATGGTCGACGAAAGCGTGATGCCGCGCGGCGCGGCCTTCCTCGCCGGGCTGGCGACGCGCTTTCTGGCGGATGGGTGGGCCAAGTAA
- a CDS encoding GNAT family N-acetyltransferase has translation MVGVTITKHEFGSAGEYHAHVADSEHIGRLTWTERGLVRSADHTLVPEAIGGRGVAMRLVEAMVADARENHFKIEPACSYVAVAFKRHPEWADVKA, from the coding sequence ATGGTCGGCGTCACCATTACCAAGCACGAGTTCGGCTCGGCCGGAGAGTACCACGCCCACGTCGCGGACAGCGAGCATATCGGCCGCCTGACATGGACCGAACGCGGTCTGGTACGCTCTGCCGATCACACACTGGTCCCCGAGGCGATCGGCGGGCGCGGCGTCGCGATGCGGCTGGTCGAGGCGATGGTCGCCGATGCGCGCGAGAACCACTTCAAGATCGAGCCGGCATGCAGCTACGTCGCGGTGGCGTTCAAGCGGCATCCGGAATGGGCGGACGTGAAGGCGTGA
- a CDS encoding threonine aldolase family protein, with protein MQFTSDNAAAVHPAVWKAMMAADAPDAPYDNDALSQRLDATFSALFGRECAVLWVASGTAANCLALAAMVPPHGAVVCHREAHIEMDEAGAPGFFLHGAKLLLADGASAKVTPETLAAVIDPIRDDVHQVQPHAISITQASEYGCVYRPEEVAAIAAFAQARGLGLHMDGARFGNATAYLGCSPAEAAGAVDALSFGFVKNGGMGAEAIVFFDVEAARTIRYRRKRAGHLQSKGRFMAAQILAMLEGGLWLGNARAANAAAAEIAAAVPGRLLHPVEANEIFLTCTAAEREALRAQGFAFYNWGADAARLVTSWDAKDAHVSALARALAGL; from the coding sequence ATGCAGTTCACGTCCGACAATGCCGCCGCCGTCCATCCTGCCGTCTGGAAGGCGATGATGGCCGCCGATGCGCCCGACGCGCCCTATGACAACGACGCGCTGAGCCAGCGCCTCGACGCCACGTTCTCGGCGTTGTTCGGGCGCGAGTGCGCGGTGCTGTGGGTGGCGAGCGGGACCGCGGCCAACTGCCTTGCCCTCGCCGCCATGGTGCCACCGCACGGCGCCGTCGTCTGCCACCGCGAGGCGCATATCGAGATGGACGAGGCGGGTGCGCCGGGCTTCTTCCTTCACGGCGCCAAGCTGCTGCTGGCGGACGGGGCCAGCGCCAAGGTCACGCCTGAAACCCTCGCCGCCGTGATCGATCCGATCCGCGACGACGTCCATCAGGTCCAGCCCCATGCGATCTCGATCACGCAGGCGAGCGAGTACGGCTGCGTCTATCGTCCCGAGGAAGTCGCCGCGATCGCCGCTTTCGCGCAGGCGCGCGGCCTTGGCCTGCACATGGACGGCGCGCGCTTCGGCAATGCGACGGCGTATCTGGGCTGCTCTCCCGCCGAGGCCGCAGGCGCGGTCGATGCGCTGAGCTTCGGCTTCGTCAAGAACGGTGGCATGGGCGCGGAGGCCATCGTCTTCTTCGACGTTGAGGCCGCGCGCACGATCCGCTACCGCCGCAAGCGCGCCGGGCACCTGCAGTCCAAGGGCCGCTTCATGGCCGCGCAGATCCTCGCGATGCTGGAGGGCGGCTTGTGGCTGGGCAACGCGCGCGCCGCCAATGCCGCCGCCGCCGAAATCGCCGCTGCCGTGCCGGGCCGCCTGCTCCATCCGGTAGAGGCCAACGAGATCTTCCTCACCTGCACCGCCGCCGAGCGCGAGGCGCTGCGTGCGCAAGGCTTCGCCTTCTACAACTGGGGCGCCGATGCCGCGCGGCTGGTGACGTCGTGGGATGCGAAGGACGCGCACGTCTCCGCTCTCGCCAGGGCATTGGCCGGGTTGTGA
- a CDS encoding DMT family transporter: MTEAQEPASRGKVIFAFLVVTAIWGSTWLVIKDQVGSVPPTWSITYRFALAGAGMLALALLRRDSLRLSRQGMGLALLVGLSQFVCNFQFVYQAEIHLTSGLVAVCYALLMLPNAVLARIFLGQRVTPGFIAGSLVAIAGIALLMVHEYRSAPPEGRVALGVLMTCAGILSASTANILQGTSLGRAQPMVPMLAWAMLLGAAIDACWSLATVGAPVMETRWEYLAGIAYLAIAGSVVTFPLYFMLIRELGPGRAAYNGVAVPVVAMGLSTLFEGYRWTGLAVGGAVLALAGLVIALAARKRG; encoded by the coding sequence GTGACCGAGGCGCAGGAGCCCGCTTCCCGAGGCAAGGTGATCTTCGCCTTCCTCGTCGTTACCGCGATCTGGGGCTCGACCTGGCTGGTGATCAAGGATCAGGTCGGATCGGTGCCGCCGACATGGTCGATCACGTATCGTTTCGCGCTGGCGGGTGCGGGAATGCTGGCGCTCGCGCTGCTGCGGCGCGACAGCCTGCGTCTTTCGCGGCAGGGGATGGGGCTGGCGCTGCTGGTCGGGCTGAGCCAGTTCGTGTGCAACTTCCAGTTCGTCTACCAGGCCGAGATCCACCTGACCTCGGGGCTGGTCGCTGTCTGCTACGCGCTGCTGATGCTGCCCAATGCGGTGCTGGCGCGGATATTCCTCGGCCAGCGGGTGACGCCGGGCTTCATCGCGGGCTCGCTGGTGGCGATCGCGGGCATCGCGCTGCTGATGGTTCACGAATACCGCAGCGCTCCGCCCGAGGGCCGCGTCGCGCTCGGCGTGCTGATGACTTGCGCGGGCATCCTCAGCGCCTCCACCGCCAACATCCTGCAGGGCACGAGCCTTGGCCGCGCGCAGCCGATGGTGCCGATGCTGGCATGGGCGATGCTGCTGGGCGCCGCGATCGACGCCTGCTGGAGCCTCGCCACGGTCGGCGCGCCGGTGATGGAGACGCGCTGGGAATACCTCGCCGGGATCGCCTATCTGGCGATTGCCGGCTCGGTGGTGACCTTCCCGCTCTACTTCATGCTGATCCGCGAACTCGGGCCTGGCCGCGCGGCCTACAACGGCGTCGCGGTGCCGGTGGTGGCGATGGGGCTCTCGACGCTGTTCGAAGGCTATCGCTGGACCGGCCTTGCGGTCGGCGGCGCGGTGCTGGCGCTGGCGGGGCTAGTGATCGCGCTGGCGGCGCGCAAGCGCGGCTAG
- a CDS encoding NAD(P)-dependent oxidoreductase: protein MRRLFIFGLGYTAGFIASLFEAHGWEVVSTGSGGTLAFDDEGSVRLALADADHVLSSVPPGREGRGEPLDFVLERYGDALRGKALSYLSSTGVYGDTAGAWVDESAPVGTGRRTARAEADAAWLALGARVYRLPGIYGPGRSILERLTLGRAHRIDLPDQVFSRVHVEDIAAGVLTGISAQPGAYNLADDLPCAQNLLVEEACRLTGTPLPPLQSLEEAELSPMARAFYAENRRVANGRAKRVLGWRPRYPTYVEGLAALARRQRDH, encoded by the coding sequence ATGCGCCGCCTGTTCATTTTCGGTCTCGGCTATACGGCCGGTTTCATCGCCTCACTGTTCGAGGCGCACGGGTGGGAAGTGGTCTCGACCGGCAGCGGGGGCACGCTCGCCTTCGACGACGAGGGCAGTGTGCGCCTTGCTCTGGCGGATGCCGATCACGTGCTCTCCTCGGTCCCGCCGGGACGCGAGGGGCGGGGCGAACCGCTGGACTTCGTACTCGAGCGCTATGGCGATGCGCTAAGGGGAAAGGCGCTGTCGTACTTGTCCTCCACCGGCGTCTACGGCGATACCGCCGGCGCGTGGGTGGACGAGAGCGCGCCTGTCGGCACCGGCCGCCGCACAGCGCGGGCCGAAGCCGATGCGGCATGGCTGGCGCTGGGCGCGCGGGTCTATCGCCTTCCGGGGATCTACGGCCCCGGCCGCTCGATACTGGAACGGCTGACGCTGGGCCGCGCGCATCGGATCGACCTGCCCGATCAGGTCTTCAGCCGCGTCCATGTCGAGGACATCGCGGCCGGGGTGCTGACCGGGATCAGCGCTCAACCGGGCGCCTACAACCTCGCCGACGACCTGCCCTGTGCGCAGAACCTGCTGGTGGAGGAAGCGTGCCGCCTTACCGGGACGCCGCTACCGCCGCTGCAATCGCTGGAGGAGGCTGAGCTGTCACCCATGGCGCGGGCCTTCTACGCGGAGAATCGGCGCGTCGCGAACGGTAGGGCCAAGCGCGTGCTTGGCTGGCGGCCGCGCTACCCCACTTATGTCGAGGGCCTAGCCGCGCTTGCGCGCCGCCAGCGCGATCACTAG
- the pepN gene encoding aminopeptidase N translates to MDIASRPSEPAENTQVADAAPPPAAPPVIRREDYLPPAWLVPEVALDFRLGLDATKVVAKLSVARNPAGSGASTLRLNGDQIAPLAVRVDGLDVNDWRLDGSDLLVELNGEAHAVEVETALNPAANSQLMGLYASNGMLCTQCEAEGFRRITFFPDRPDVLSTYTVRMSGEKAQFPILLANGNCTASGEGEDGTHWAEWHDPWPKPSYLFALVAGDLVANHAEFTTMGGRKVDLNIWVRPGDEDRTQHAMDSLVNSMKWDEEAFGREYDLDLFNIVAVSDFNMGAMENKGLNVFNTRYVLADPETATDGDYDAVEGVIGHEYFHNWSGNRVTCRDWFQLSLKEGFTVLRDQLFSADMGSEAVKRIEDVRVLRIAQFPEDSGPLAHPIRPDSFQEISNFYTATIYNKGAEVIRMMRTMAGLERFRQGTDLYFERHDGEAATCEDFVKAIEDGARLDLTQFRLWYSQAGTPQVAAEMAHNGTQTVLKLTQTVPATPGQPEKQAMPIPLRVALFDRDTGTHSGEQLIVLDKDSQTFTFDGFTQPPVLSINRGFSAPVAIEFERDSADLVFLAAHDDDPFARYEAMQGLVVQHLVAAVSGKLDDAARAEGRAAIGEAYGSVIADPALDDLMRGELMILPAETYLAEQLPVSDPGAIHAEREALKAWLGRELAAPLKALHDRAVAVAYSREAAARGARKIKTQALVLIACSDPAEGARRAFAQYQAADNMTDRQGALMVLASLDAPERETALADFHDRYEGNALVIDKWFSLQAGALNPKVLEHIAALAQHPDFTMTNPNRVRALYMAAAANPKAFHDASGEGYRMIGDLIRRLDPINAQTAARFVPSLGRWRRIEPVRAAMMRAELERIAALPELSRDVREQVSKSLG, encoded by the coding sequence ATGGACATCGCCAGCAGACCCTCCGAGCCCGCCGAGAACACTCAAGTGGCGGATGCCGCGCCGCCGCCCGCCGCGCCTCCGGTGATCCGGCGCGAGGATTACCTGCCGCCCGCATGGCTGGTGCCTGAGGTCGCGCTGGATTTCCGCCTCGGCCTCGACGCCACTAAGGTCGTCGCCAAGCTCTCGGTCGCGCGCAATCCCGCAGGAAGCGGCGCTTCGACGCTGCGCCTCAATGGCGACCAGATCGCCCCGCTGGCGGTCCGGGTGGACGGCCTCGACGTCAACGACTGGCGCCTCGACGGCTCCGACCTGCTCGTCGAACTGAACGGCGAGGCGCATGCAGTCGAGGTCGAAACCGCGCTCAATCCCGCCGCGAACAGCCAGCTCATGGGCCTCTATGCCTCGAACGGGATGCTCTGTACCCAGTGCGAGGCGGAGGGATTCCGCCGTATCACCTTCTTCCCCGACCGGCCCGACGTGCTGTCCACTTACACGGTGCGGATGAGCGGCGAGAAGGCGCAGTTCCCCATCCTCCTCGCCAACGGCAACTGCACCGCCAGCGGAGAGGGCGAGGACGGCACGCATTGGGCCGAATGGCACGATCCCTGGCCCAAGCCGAGCTACCTCTTCGCGCTGGTGGCGGGAGACCTCGTCGCCAATCACGCGGAATTCACCACCATGGGCGGCCGCAAGGTCGACCTCAACATCTGGGTCCGCCCGGGTGACGAGGACCGCACCCAGCATGCGATGGATTCCCTCGTCAATTCCATGAAGTGGGACGAAGAAGCGTTCGGGCGCGAGTACGATCTCGACCTGTTCAACATCGTCGCCGTGTCCGATTTCAACATGGGCGCGATGGAGAACAAGGGCCTCAACGTCTTCAACACGCGCTATGTCCTGGCCGACCCCGAGACCGCGACCGACGGCGATTACGATGCCGTCGAAGGCGTGATCGGGCACGAATACTTCCACAACTGGTCGGGCAACCGCGTGACCTGCCGCGACTGGTTCCAGCTGAGCCTCAAGGAAGGCTTCACCGTCCTGCGCGACCAGCTGTTCAGCGCCGACATGGGCAGCGAGGCGGTCAAGCGGATCGAGGATGTGCGCGTCCTGCGCATTGCCCAGTTCCCCGAGGATTCCGGCCCGCTTGCGCACCCGATCCGGCCCGATTCCTTCCAGGAAATCAGCAACTTCTACACCGCGACGATCTACAACAAGGGCGCCGAGGTGATCCGCATGATGCGCACCATGGCGGGCCTCGAACGGTTCCGCCAGGGCACCGACCTCTACTTTGAGCGCCACGACGGCGAGGCCGCGACCTGCGAGGATTTCGTCAAGGCGATCGAGGATGGCGCCAGGCTCGATCTCACGCAGTTCCGCCTGTGGTACTCGCAGGCCGGCACGCCGCAGGTTGCTGCCGAGATGGCACATAACGGCACCCAAACGGTACTCAAGCTCACCCAGACCGTCCCCGCCACCCCCGGACAGCCCGAAAAGCAGGCCATGCCGATCCCCTTGCGCGTCGCGCTGTTCGACCGCGACACCGGCACCCATTCGGGCGAGCAGCTGATCGTCCTCGACAAGGACAGCCAGACCTTCACCTTCGACGGTTTCACCCAGCCGCCGGTGCTGTCGATCAACCGCGGCTTCTCGGCTCCGGTGGCGATCGAGTTCGAACGCGACAGCGCGGACCTCGTGTTCCTCGCCGCGCATGACGACGATCCCTTCGCCCGCTACGAGGCGATGCAGGGCCTCGTCGTCCAGCATCTCGTCGCCGCCGTCTCCGGCAAGCTCGATGATGCCGCGCGCGCCGAGGGGCGCGCGGCGATCGGGGAGGCTTACGGTTCGGTGATCGCCGACCCGGCGCTCGACGACCTGATGCGCGGCGAACTGATGATCCTGCCCGCCGAGACCTACCTTGCCGAGCAGCTTCCCGTCTCCGACCCCGGCGCGATCCATGCCGAGCGCGAAGCGCTGAAAGCATGGCTGGGCCGCGAACTCGCCGCCCCGCTTAAGGCGCTCCACGACCGCGCCGTCGCCGTGGCCTATTCGCGCGAGGCGGCGGCGCGCGGCGCCCGCAAGATCAAGACGCAGGCGCTGGTGCTGATCGCCTGCAGCGACCCAGCCGAGGGCGCGCGCCGTGCCTTCGCGCAGTACCAGGCGGCCGACAACATGACCGACCGCCAGGGCGCGCTCATGGTCCTCGCCAGCCTCGACGCGCCGGAGCGGGAGACGGCGCTGGCCGATTTCCACGATCGCTACGAAGGCAATGCCCTCGTCATCGACAAGTGGTTCTCGCTGCAGGCGGGCGCGCTCAATCCGAAGGTGCTGGAGCACATCGCGGCGCTGGCGCAGCACCCCGACTTCACCATGACCAACCCCAACCGCGTGCGCGCGCTCTACATGGCGGCGGCGGCGAACCCCAAGGCGTTCCACGACGCCAGCGGCGAGGGCTACCGCATGATCGGCGACCTGATCCGCCGTCTTGATCCGATCAACGCGCAGACGGCGGCGCGCTTCGTGCCCTCGCTCGGCCGTTGGCGCCGGATCGAGCCGGTCCGCGCGGCGATGATGCGCGCCGAACTGGAGCGCATCGCGGCGCTGCCCGAGCTTTCGCGCGACGTGCGCGAGCAGGTGTCGAAGTCCCTTGGCTGA
- the pgeF gene encoding peptidoglycan editing factor PgeF: MAEPVEVNRATLLEGVSHGFLGRRGGVSEGEVAGLNVGRGSGDDLDIVERNRTRAAEAVLPGARLVTVYQVHSADCAVLGGEPWSEEDRPKADAIVTDRPGAVLGILTADCAPVLFADREAGVIGAAHAGWRGALGGVTDATIAAMEALGARRESIVAAVGPCIAQDSYEVDAAFRERFLADDLPNARFFQEGRPEHFQFDLEGYVLCRLRLAGIAHPEGLRLDTYAEPERFYSFRRATHRGELSYGRQISLIGLG; this comes from the coding sequence TTGGCTGAGCCGGTCGAAGTCAACCGCGCCACTCTGCTCGAAGGTGTCTCCCACGGCTTCCTCGGCCGCCGGGGCGGAGTAAGCGAGGGCGAAGTCGCGGGCCTCAACGTCGGGCGCGGTTCGGGCGATGATCTCGACATCGTCGAACGCAACCGCACGCGGGCGGCCGAAGCGGTGCTGCCCGGCGCGCGGCTGGTCACGGTCTATCAGGTCCACTCGGCCGACTGCGCGGTGCTGGGCGGGGAACCATGGTCCGAGGAAGACCGCCCCAAGGCCGACGCCATCGTCACCGACCGGCCCGGCGCGGTGCTGGGTATCCTCACGGCCGACTGCGCGCCGGTGCTCTTCGCCGACCGCGAGGCGGGCGTGATCGGCGCGGCCCATGCCGGCTGGCGCGGGGCGCTGGGCGGCGTCACCGATGCCACCATCGCCGCGATGGAGGCCCTCGGCGCCCGGCGGGAAAGCATCGTCGCGGCGGTGGGGCCGTGCATCGCGCAGGATTCCTACGAGGTGGACGCAGCGTTCCGCGAGCGCTTCCTCGCCGACGACCTGCCCAATGCGCGGTTCTTCCAGGAAGGGCGGCCCGAGCATTTCCAGTTCGACCTCGAAGGCTACGTGCTATGCCGGTTGCGCCTCGCCGGGATCGCGCATCCCGAGGGTCTGCGGCTGGATACTTATGCCGAGCCCGAGCGGTTCTACTCCTTCCGCCGCGCCACCCATCGCGGGGAACTGAGCTACGGGCGGCAGATTTCGCTGATCGGGCTGGGCTGA
- the petA gene encoding ubiquinol-cytochrome c reductase iron-sulfur subunit codes for MAETEGVRRRDFINIAAVSAAGVAGIGIVVPLVSQMSASADVLAASSTEIDISAIQPGQAIKAVFRKQPVFVRNLTPHEIEAANKVDVASLRDPQTLEERTKEGKENWLITMGVCTHLGCVPLGAGEGEVKGEFGGYFCPCHGSAYDTAARIRKGPAPKNLEVPKYEFSSDTVVKIG; via the coding sequence ATGGCAGAAACAGAGGGCGTAAGGCGGCGCGATTTCATCAACATCGCCGCAGTCAGCGCTGCAGGCGTTGCAGGAATCGGGATCGTCGTCCCGCTCGTGAGCCAGATGTCGGCATCGGCCGACGTTCTCGCGGCTTCCTCCACCGAAATCGATATCTCGGCGATCCAGCCCGGACAGGCGATCAAGGCGGTGTTCCGCAAGCAGCCCGTCTTCGTGCGCAACCTGACCCCGCACGAGATCGAGGCCGCCAACAAGGTGGACGTCGCCTCGCTGCGCGATCCCCAGACGCTGGAGGAGCGCACCAAGGAGGGCAAGGAGAACTGGCTCATCACCATGGGCGTGTGCACCCACCTCGGCTGCGTGCCGCTGGGCGCCGGCGAAGGTGAAGTGAAGGGCGAGTTCGGCGGCTACTTCTGCCCCTGCCACGGTTCCGCCTACGATACCGCGGCGCGCATCCGCAAAGGCCCCGCGCCCAAGAACCTCGAGGTGCCGAAGTACGAGTTCTCGTCCGACACCGTCGTCAAAATCGGCTGA